One window of Leptospira andrefontaineae genomic DNA carries:
- a CDS encoding HNH endonuclease, giving the protein MTFESDNLTIKKVKGNFKVPSFKCINCDKDIPWERLYKIFCSELCQEEAKYVRYHRKVIVEGKDKDPHIAVAIEVKRVSVVSGGYSTKDRKIPESIRVKVLKLAKNRCAICGKLGREVDHIKGSSNDIENLQLLCWDCHIAKTMQNHKLIKYSDPRLLDVILKNTELDKRVKRKKPIKICDDSLLWDSRRKKVNDDRKVSYFKNVADFIKKQHLYNSTNQFISDKLNELGIPTFSNLGAWDRKAVGIVLKFIDGR; this is encoded by the coding sequence ATGACTTTTGAATCTGATAATTTGACTATAAAGAAGGTTAAAGGCAATTTCAAAGTTCCCAGTTTTAAATGCATAAACTGCGATAAAGATATTCCTTGGGAAAGACTATATAAAATCTTTTGTTCAGAACTTTGTCAGGAAGAAGCGAAATACGTTCGTTATCATAGAAAAGTTATTGTAGAGGGTAAAGATAAGGATCCGCACATTGCTGTTGCTATCGAAGTAAAAAGAGTTTCTGTTGTATCTGGCGGATATTCTACTAAAGACAGAAAAATCCCTGAATCTATCAGAGTAAAAGTATTAAAATTAGCCAAGAACCGCTGTGCAATATGTGGAAAGTTAGGCCGGGAAGTTGATCATATCAAAGGATCTTCAAATGATATCGAAAATTTACAGCTTTTGTGCTGGGATTGCCACATTGCTAAAACAATGCAAAATCATAAACTAATCAAATATAGTGATCCGAGATTGCTCGATGTCATTTTAAAGAATACTGAATTAGATAAGAGAGTTAAAAGAAAAAAACCAATTAAGATTTGTGATGACAGTCTATTATGGGATTCTCGTCGTAAAAAAGTTAATGATGATAGAAAAGTTTCTTATTTTAAGAATGTAGCTGATTTCATAAAGAAACAGCATTTGTATAATAGTACTAATCAATTCATCTCGGATAAACTCAACGAATTAGGTATTCCGACTTTTAGTAATTTAGGTGC
- a CDS encoding SH3 domain-containing protein, which produces MALREDPNSASQLITMIPFQAKIQLLHVKKGGTENLDSKIGRWAKVKFDDHIGWTFDHHLSKNFPEIIELAFDKKVVEKMAIDELRKRNQDFADRFIKSGPFFGSRVVKDCVKKDMKIVLVGFEGSDENSIVSCKVVVFLQANDITYPIAILNKEADIGFCLNDALRDRDSNASECKE; this is translated from the coding sequence TTGGCATTAAGAGAAGATCCGAATTCAGCATCTCAACTGATTACAATGATTCCTTTTCAGGCAAAAATTCAATTACTGCATGTTAAAAAGGGGGGTACTGAGAATTTAGATAGCAAAATTGGAAGATGGGCTAAAGTCAAATTTGATGACCATATAGGTTGGACTTTTGACCATCATTTATCTAAAAATTTCCCTGAGATAATTGAGTTAGCATTTGATAAGAAAGTTGTCGAAAAAATGGCGATTGATGAATTGAGAAAGCGAAACCAAGATTTTGCAGATAGATTTATCAAATCAGGTCCTTTTTTTGGAAGCAGAGTAGTAAAAGACTGCGTAAAGAAGGATATGAAGATTGTTTTGGTAGGTTTTGAAGGAAGCGACGAAAACAGCATTGTATCATGCAAAGTAGTCGTCTTTTTACAAGCGAATGATATTACATATCCTATAGCTATTCTAAATAAGGAAGCAGATATAGGCTTTTGTTTGAATGATGCACTGAGAGATAGAGATTCTAACGCATCTGAATGTAAGGAATAA